From a region of the Cervus canadensis isolate Bull #8, Minnesota chromosome Y, ASM1932006v1, whole genome shotgun sequence genome:
- the LOC122436426 gene encoding uncharacterized protein LOC122436426, translating into MASVMLRSRRVLFAGWSRQVAPEQGLNRTTRSQPPETMPRHRAGSRRGWYARRRWSRTARIERLQIQERNVLPTNQQLHEFVERARHIAADTINPHTSLSYLVLALACAVMNQAFPSAEGNVFLSWAHSSADFYNTSACRVRTAMPLSVVNGLPWWILPVSQEELPVVCELLKQYKQIYLSPNSLNITALTWRNLKPNDSRIRFNANQNIRTISATFNQYVNSSSKGQDHPS; encoded by the exons GCTTCCGTGATGTTGCGGTCGAGACGTGTTCTCTTTGCCGGCTGGTCCCGGCAGGTGGCGCCCGAACAGGGACTCAATCGGACTACACGGTCGCAGCCGCCCGAAAC GATGCCGAGGCACCGCGCTGGCTCCCGGAGAGGCTGGTACGCCAGACGGAGATGGTCGCGGACTGCTCGAATTGAGAGGCTGCAGATTCAAGAGAGGAATGTTCTGCCAACAAATCAACAGCTACATGAGTTCGTGGAACGAGCAAGACACATTGCTGCGGATACAATCAATCCACACACTTCCCTATCTTACTTGGTGCTTGCATTAGCATGCGCTGTTATGAATCAAGCCTTTCCTAGCGCTGAAGgaaatgtttttctctcttgGGCTCATTCCTCTGCTGATTTTTATAATACCTCTGCTTGTCGGGTACGCACTGCCATGCCTTTGTCAGTTGTAAATGGTTTACCATGGTGGATTTTGCCTGTGAGTCAGGAAGAATTACCTGTGGTGTgtgaacttttaaaacaatataagcAGATTTACCTTAGCCCTAATTCTCTTAATATCACAGCTTTGACCTGGCGTAATTTGAAGCCTAATGATTCCCGGATTAGATTTAATGCCAACCAAAATATTAGGACAATTTCTGCCACCTTTAATCAGTATGTTAATTCCTCCAGTAAGGGACAAGATCACCCCAGTTGA